A section of the Methanocaldococcus sp. FS406-22 genome encodes:
- a CDS encoding ABC transporter ATP-binding protein, with the protein MLLKVEDLHVYRGNREILKGVNLDIKENEIHAIIGPNGAGKSTLAYTIMGISGYNPTKGRIIFKGVDIADKSITERARMGMTLAWQEPARFEGIKVRNYLMLGMNEKYKKDRKTAEEKIREALKLVNLDPDKYLDRYVDETLSGGERKRVELASIICIEPDLAILDEPDSGIDIVSFDEIKRVFDYLKEKGCSLLVITHREELAEHADRVSLICAGEIIKSGDPKEVGEFYKKECGKCYKKVPEEKE; encoded by the coding sequence ATGTTATTAAAGGTAGAGGATTTGCATGTTTATAGAGGGAACAGAGAGATTTTAAAGGGCGTAAATTTAGATATAAAGGAAAATGAGATTCATGCTATTATAGGACCGAATGGAGCAGGAAAATCAACGTTAGCTTACACAATAATGGGAATTTCAGGCTATAACCCAACTAAAGGAAGAATTATATTCAAAGGCGTTGATATAGCAGATAAAAGCATTACTGAGAGAGCGAGAATGGGGATGACTTTAGCTTGGCAGGAACCAGCAAGATTTGAGGGTATTAAAGTGAGAAATTATTTAATGCTTGGAATGAATGAAAAATATAAGAAAGACAGAAAAACTGCAGAAGAAAAAATTAGAGAAGCATTAAAATTGGTTAATTTAGACCCAGATAAGTATTTAGATAGATATGTTGATGAAACATTGAGTGGAGGAGAGAGAAAGAGGGTAGAGTTGGCATCAATTATATGTATAGAGCCAGATTTGGCTATCTTGGACGAGCCAGATAGTGGGATAGATATTGTGTCATTTGATGAAATTAAGAGAGTTTTTGACTACTTAAAAGAAAAAGGATGCTCTTTATTGGTTATCACCCATAGAGAAGAATTGGCTGAACATGCTGATAGAGTCTCTTTAATTTGTGCTGGAGAGATTATAAAGAGTGGAGATCCAAAAGAAGTTGGAGAGTTTTATAAAAAAGAGTGTGGAAAATGCTACAAAAAAGTTCCAGAAGAAAAAGAATAA
- a CDS encoding SufD family Fe-S cluster assembly protein: MSIKEELMKIIEAIKYTSEKPEEIVHGKGPRIIVKESKIIDVQGDEGIILEGREEDGKIKAKIIVKKGHKFKYPIHMCFGITEENISQIIDVEIILEEDSSISLMSHCSFPKGRGIKHIMNGIIKIGKNAKFSYNEFHYHGMDGDILVKPTVKVEIEEGGIYISNFTLTKGRIGTLDIEQEIIAKKDAIIDITTRTYAIKEDVVKVNEVVKLNGENAKCIIKSRGAAMDNSKISLKLKIEGNAPYSKGHIDCAEIVKGQAEVESIPIVVVRDDRARITHEAAIGSVDKKQLETLMAKGLDEDEATEIIVKGMIGDL, translated from the coding sequence ATGAGTATCAAAGAGGAGTTAATGAAGATAATTGAAGCAATTAAATACACCTCTGAAAAACCTGAGGAAATTGTTCATGGTAAAGGGCCAAGAATAATCGTCAAAGAAAGCAAAATTATAGATGTTCAAGGAGATGAAGGGATAATATTAGAAGGTAGAGAAGAAGATGGAAAGATAAAAGCAAAAATTATTGTTAAGAAGGGACATAAATTTAAATACCCAATCCACATGTGCTTTGGAATCACTGAAGAAAATATATCTCAAATCATAGATGTTGAGATTATCTTAGAGGAGGATAGCTCTATCTCATTGATGTCTCACTGCTCATTTCCAAAAGGTAGGGGAATTAAGCATATAATGAACGGTATCATAAAGATTGGCAAGAATGCAAAATTCTCTTATAATGAATTCCACTATCATGGGATGGATGGGGATATTTTAGTTAAACCAACTGTAAAGGTTGAAATTGAAGAGGGAGGCATTTATATCTCAAACTTCACATTAACTAAGGGGAGGATAGGAACTTTAGACATAGAGCAAGAGATTATTGCCAAAAAAGATGCAATAATTGACATAACCACAAGAACCTATGCAATAAAAGAGGATGTTGTTAAGGTTAATGAAGTTGTTAAGCTAAATGGAGAAAATGCAAAATGCATTATAAAGAGTAGAGGAGCGGCGATGGATAACTCCAAAATAAGCTTAAAACTAAAGATTGAAGGAAATGCACCATACAGCAAAGGACATATTGACTGTGCTGAAATAGTTAAAGGACAGGCAGAGGTTGAGTCAATCCCAATAGTTGTTGTTAGAGATGATAGAGCAAGAATAACCCATGAGGCAGCAATAGGAAGCGTTGATAAAAAGCAGTTAGAGACATTGATGGCTAAGGGATTAGATGAAGATGAGGCAACTGAAATAATAGTTAAAGGAATGATAGGTGATTTATAA
- the tfrA gene encoding fumarate reductase (CoM/CoB) subunit TfrA, with protein MKTNILIIGGGGAAARAAIECRDKNVIIAVKGLFGKSGCTVMAEGGYNAVFNPNDSFKKHFYDTVKGGGFINNPKLVEILVKNSPKELLNLEKFGALFDRDKEGFIAQRPFGGQSFNRTCYCGDRTGHEIMRGLMEYISKFERIKILEEVMAIKLIVKDNRCYGAIFLDLKTGEIFPIFAKATILATGGAGQLYPITSNPIQKTGDGFAIAYNEGVELIDMEMVQFHPTGMVGTGILVTEAVRGEGGILYNKNKERFMARYDKERMELSTRDVVARAIYREIQEGRGVNGGVYLDVSHLPDEVIEKRLETMLKQFLRVGVDIRKEPMIVSPTAHHFMGGLRINERCETNIAGLFACGEVTGGVHGANRLGGNALADTQVFGSIAGKSAKEFVENNEFDNIDVEEDIAKILEEIKSLEGDLNIYNLIEGLKKTMWDYVSIIRNEEGLKKALEKIDDIEKNLNDVKINGIIDLQKYFELKNMVVVAKLVTKSALYREESRGAHYREDFPETKEEWRGNIIIKGKKMWFEKLDYDVDEWIKNL; from the coding sequence ATGAAAACTAATATTCTAATTATAGGTGGAGGAGGAGCCGCTGCAAGGGCAGCAATAGAATGCAGAGATAAGAATGTTATAATAGCCGTTAAAGGATTATTTGGAAAAAGTGGATGCACAGTTATGGCTGAAGGTGGATATAACGCTGTTTTTAACCCAAATGATAGCTTTAAAAAGCATTTTTATGATACAGTGAAAGGTGGAGGATTTATAAATAATCCAAAATTAGTGGAGATTTTAGTTAAAAACTCTCCAAAAGAACTTTTAAACTTAGAAAAGTTTGGGGCTTTGTTTGATAGGGATAAGGAGGGATTTATAGCTCAAAGACCATTTGGTGGGCAATCATTTAATAGAACTTGCTACTGTGGAGATAGAACAGGACACGAGATAATGAGAGGTTTAATGGAATATATCTCAAAATTTGAAAGGATTAAGATTTTAGAAGAAGTTATGGCAATAAAGTTGATTGTTAAAGATAACAGATGCTATGGAGCAATATTTTTAGATTTAAAGACTGGAGAGATATTCCCAATATTTGCTAAGGCAACTATATTGGCAACTGGAGGAGCTGGGCAACTCTATCCTATAACATCAAATCCAATACAAAAGACTGGAGATGGTTTTGCTATAGCTTATAATGAAGGAGTTGAGCTTATAGACATGGAGATGGTTCAATTCCATCCAACAGGAATGGTAGGAACAGGAATTTTGGTTACAGAGGCGGTTAGAGGAGAAGGAGGAATTTTATATAACAAAAATAAAGAAAGATTTATGGCAAGATATGATAAGGAAAGAATGGAATTATCAACAAGAGATGTTGTTGCAAGAGCTATTTATAGAGAGATTCAAGAGGGAAGAGGAGTTAATGGAGGGGTTTATTTAGACGTCTCCCATCTGCCAGATGAAGTTATTGAGAAAAGGTTAGAAACAATGTTAAAGCAATTTTTGAGAGTAGGGGTTGATATTAGAAAAGAGCCGATGATTGTTTCTCCAACTGCTCATCACTTTATGGGTGGTTTAAGGATTAATGAGAGGTGTGAAACCAACATAGCTGGATTATTTGCATGTGGAGAGGTTACAGGAGGAGTTCATGGGGCTAATAGATTGGGAGGCAATGCCTTAGCAGATACTCAGGTCTTTGGCTCAATTGCTGGAAAATCAGCTAAGGAATTTGTTGAAAATAATGAGTTTGATAATATTGATGTGGAAGAAGATATTGCCAAAATACTGGAAGAGATAAAAAGCTTAGAAGGGGATTTAAATATCTATAACTTAATTGAGGGTTTAAAAAAGACTATGTGGGATTATGTATCCATTATTAGAAACGAGGAAGGATTAAAAAAAGCTTTAGAAAAAATTGATGATATTGAGAAAAACTTAAACGATGTCAAAATTAATGGAATTATTGATTTGCAGAAATACTTTGAGTTAAAAAACATGGTTGTTGTTGCTAAGTTAGTTACAAAATCTGCCTTATATAGGGAGGAGAGCAGAGGAGCTCATTATAGGGAAGATTTCCCAGAAACAAAGGAAGAATGGAGAGGAAACATAATTATAAAAGGCAAAAAGATGTGGTTTGAGAAGTTGGACTATGATGTTGATGAATGGATAAAAAATCTTTAA
- the frhB gene encoding coenzyme F420 hydrogenase subunit beta → MNPFGAYKKVVSARSTLKEVLKKAQDGGIVSTAFIYGLENNLLDGVIVADNAGEFKAVPKVATTPEEVLEAAGTKYTVCPNISVLKSAVREYGCEKIGVVGTPCQVRAVRKLMKYPVGFRHVPDKIALIIGIFCMENFPYNGLKLIVEEHCGVKMEDVVKMDIGKGKFWVYTRWGETKAIKLKETHPYEQIACHVCTDYTAELADISTGSVGSPDGWSTVFIRTAKGEEIFNKMVEDGYLEVKPIEEVKPGLGLVEKLALQKKEKNMKEIEHRKELGLPVPY, encoded by the coding sequence ATGAATCCTTTTGGAGCTTATAAAAAAGTAGTTTCAGCAAGAAGTACATTAAAAGAAGTTTTAAAGAAAGCACAAGATGGGGGAATTGTTTCAACAGCTTTTATTTATGGTTTAGAAAACAACTTATTAGATGGAGTTATCGTTGCAGATAATGCTGGGGAGTTTAAAGCAGTTCCAAAAGTTGCTACAACACCAGAGGAGGTTTTAGAGGCTGCAGGAACAAAATATACTGTCTGCCCTAATATTTCAGTATTAAAGAGTGCTGTTAGAGAATACGGCTGTGAAAAGATTGGAGTTGTTGGAACACCATGCCAAGTTAGGGCTGTTAGAAAATTGATGAAATATCCAGTTGGATTTAGGCATGTCCCAGACAAGATTGCTTTGATTATTGGAATTTTCTGTATGGAGAACTTCCCATATAATGGTTTAAAGTTAATTGTTGAAGAACACTGCGGAGTTAAAATGGAAGATGTTGTTAAGATGGATATTGGAAAGGGTAAGTTCTGGGTTTATACAAGATGGGGAGAGACAAAAGCAATTAAATTAAAAGAAACCCACCCTTACGAGCAAATAGCCTGCCACGTTTGTACAGATTATACAGCAGAGTTGGCAGATATTTCAACAGGTTCAGTTGGAAGCCCAGACGGATGGAGTACAGTGTTTATAAGAACTGCTAAGGGAGAGGAAATATTCAACAAAATGGTTGAAGATGGTTACTTAGAAGTTAAACCGATAGAAGAAGTTAAACCAGGACTAGGATTAGTTGAAAAATTAGCATTACAGAAAAAAGAGAAGAACATGAAGGAAATTGAGCATAGGAAAGAGCTCGGACTACCAGTGCCTTACTAA
- the frhG gene encoding coenzyme F420 hydrogenase subunit gamma, translating into MVKVAHVQLCSCCGCLVSLADTYEKLLDVLNSIELVYCQTLADAREIPECDIALVEGSVCLDDHHSLEVAQEVRKKAKIVVALGACAATGGVTRYCKGNQLSKPVHSSFSPLTEVIKVDLAIPGCPPSPEAIVGVITAALNGDMEYLQPYAELAEKGSEACGCDVIYKVVNKSLCMGCGTCAAACPTRAIEMLDGRPNIIKELCIKCGACSVQCPRIRFPELIEKIE; encoded by the coding sequence GTGGTTAAAGTTGCCCACGTTCAGTTATGTAGCTGTTGTGGTTGTTTAGTTTCTTTAGCAGATACATATGAAAAGCTTTTAGATGTCTTAAACTCAATTGAGTTAGTTTATTGCCAAACATTGGCTGATGCAAGAGAAATTCCAGAATGTGATATTGCCTTAGTTGAAGGTAGTGTATGTTTAGATGACCACCATTCATTGGAAGTAGCTCAAGAGGTTAGAAAAAAGGCTAAGATTGTTGTTGCTTTAGGAGCTTGTGCGGCAACTGGTGGAGTTACAAGATACTGTAAAGGAAATCAGCTATCTAAACCTGTTCATAGCTCGTTCTCCCCATTAACTGAAGTTATTAAAGTGGATTTAGCAATTCCTGGTTGCCCACCTTCTCCAGAGGCAATTGTTGGAGTAATAACCGCTGCATTAAACGGAGATATGGAATATCTACAACCTTATGCTGAATTGGCAGAGAAAGGAAGTGAAGCATGTGGATGTGATGTTATCTATAAGGTTGTTAATAAATCCCTCTGTATGGGTTGTGGGACTTGTGCTGCTGCTTGCCCAACGAGGGCTATAGAGATGTTGGATGGGAGGCCAAACATAATAAAAGAACTTTGTATAAAATGTGGAGCTTGTTCTGTCCAGTGTCCAAGAATTAGATTCCCAGAGTTAATTGAGAAGATTGAATAA
- the frhD gene encoding coenzyme F420-reducing hydrogenase, FrhD protein codes for MKAEIESQDNELFDFTPSYLKKEIMVLACGNILFADDGFSVHVIEKLDKILTDEEKRKIALVDAGAGAPQQVLTLIDENSKTKKIIVVDVIDWGLNPGEIKIIKKDELPNPKYHRLDSHDWPLAPLLREVAEKYNIEVKVVGCQAKYISEPDVYIGLSEEVEKAVDKAVDIILRELRGD; via the coding sequence ATGAAGGCAGAGATAGAAAGCCAAGATAATGAATTGTTTGATTTCACTCCCTCATATTTAAAAAAAGAGATAATGGTCTTAGCCTGTGGAAATATACTATTCGCTGATGATGGCTTTAGCGTTCATGTCATTGAAAAATTAGATAAAATCTTAACTGATGAAGAAAAGCGAAAAATTGCGTTGGTTGATGCCGGAGCTGGAGCCCCTCAGCAGGTTTTAACATTAATAGATGAAAACTCTAAAACAAAAAAGATAATTGTTGTTGATGTGATTGATTGGGGATTAAATCCAGGAGAAATAAAGATAATTAAAAAAGATGAGCTTCCAAATCCAAAATATCATAGATTAGATTCCCATGACTGGCCTTTAGCTCCTTTATTGAGAGAAGTTGCTGAAAAATACAATATAGAGGTTAAAGTTGTTGGCTGCCAAGCTAAATACATCTCAGAGCCGGATGTTTATATCGGCTTAAGTGAAGAGGTTGAAAAGGCAGTTGATAAAGCAGTGGATATAATTCTTAGAGAGTTAAGAGGTGATTAA
- the frhA gene encoding coenzyme F420 hydrogenase subunit alpha, which produces MTNRIEIAPTTRHEGHAKLILEVDDEGIVNKAYYLNTTPVRGFETMLKGKPAEFAPIAVMRICGICQTTHGIASCEAIENAIDCEIPDDGLLLRELVGIGNRLHSHPLHHLLTIDDFLKPDETELKIELIKLIQRMRKVGQLVVDIVGGEGIHPPNIVIGGMRTNITERAKSKLYYALRQYEKDAYELYEKYTELIERYLEEIGIPDLGAHEYPYIATHTTYGDRYAINWNDVTEIPAQRYYEDEEAKQTTTIQIPLYAGVPAEGGPRARMVKFGNFREGGSALDINIARAQENLGAVYRALEILDELNLNGKTRVEPEYKDGVGIGVHEAPRATNTHMAEVGKDGRIKSYRIIAASTWNFPIVEKAIEGYPQQYAEVIMRAYDIUASCATHVIVKDEETKEVIEVRKML; this is translated from the coding sequence GTGACAAATAGAATAGAAATTGCCCCTACAACCAGACATGAGGGACATGCTAAATTGATTTTAGAGGTTGATGATGAGGGAATTGTTAATAAGGCATATTATTTAAACACAACTCCAGTTAGAGGATTTGAGACAATGTTGAAAGGCAAGCCAGCAGAGTTTGCTCCAATTGCTGTTATGAGAATCTGTGGAATCTGTCAAACAACACACGGAATTGCTTCATGTGAAGCTATAGAAAATGCCATTGACTGCGAAATCCCAGATGATGGTTTGTTGTTAAGAGAGTTAGTTGGAATTGGAAATAGATTGCACTCCCACCCATTACACCACCTACTAACAATTGATGACTTCTTAAAACCAGATGAGACAGAGCTAAAAATAGAACTAATAAAATTAATCCAAAGAATGAGAAAAGTCGGACAGTTAGTTGTAGACATTGTAGGGGGAGAAGGAATTCACCCACCAAACATTGTAATTGGTGGAATGAGAACAAACATAACAGAGAGAGCTAAATCAAAGCTATACTATGCCTTAAGACAGTATGAAAAAGATGCTTATGAGTTGTATGAAAAATACACTGAGCTAATTGAGAGATACTTGGAAGAGATAGGCATTCCTGACTTAGGGGCTCATGAATATCCATACATAGCTACACATACAACCTATGGAGATAGATATGCAATAAATTGGAATGATGTAACTGAAATTCCAGCTCAAAGATACTACGAAGATGAAGAGGCAAAGCAAACAACAACAATTCAAATTCCTTTATATGCGGGAGTTCCTGCTGAAGGAGGACCAAGGGCAAGAATGGTTAAATTTGGAAACTTTAGAGAGGGGGGAAGTGCTTTAGACATCAACATAGCAAGGGCTCAAGAAAACCTTGGGGCTGTTTATAGGGCTTTAGAGATTTTAGATGAGCTAAACTTAAATGGAAAGACAAGAGTTGAGCCAGAATATAAAGATGGAGTTGGTATAGGCGTTCATGAAGCACCAAGGGCTACAAACACTCACATGGCTGAAGTTGGAAAGGATGGAAGAATTAAGAGCTATAGAATTATAGCGGCATCAACATGGAACTTCCCAATTGTTGAGAAGGCGATTGAAGGCTATCCACAGCAGTATGCTGAAGTTATAATGAGAGCTTATGACATATGAGCTTCATGTGCTACCCACGTTATAGTTAAAGATGAGGAGACAAAAGAGGTTATAGAAGTTAGAAAAATGTTATAA
- a CDS encoding roadblock/LC7 domain-containing protein, with translation MRSIVNEISKLKGVCGVLITSKDGLFLEDNLNESDINREFLSNLIGIVFGSSEKTGEVFNQAVDSIEINGNSLKIKLFDAGKYILVVITNKDRDIENEVLKKYANKLREEYDDLLKMPYEKDTIKVNS, from the coding sequence ATGAGAAGTATTGTAAATGAGATTAGTAAATTAAAAGGAGTTTGTGGTGTTTTAATAACAAGTAAAGATGGATTATTTTTAGAAGATAACCTAAATGAAAGTGATATTAATAGAGAATTTCTTAGTAACCTAATAGGAATAGTGTTTGGTTCAAGTGAAAAGACGGGAGAAGTTTTTAATCAGGCTGTGGATTCGATAGAAATAAATGGGAACAGCTTGAAAATAAAATTATTTGATGCAGGAAAATATATTCTTGTAGTTATAACAAACAAAGATAGAGATATTGAGAATGAGGTATTGAAGAAATATGCAAACAAATTAAGAGAAGAATACGACGATTTGTTAAAAATGCCTTACGAAAAAGACACTATCAAAGTTAATTCTTAA
- a CDS encoding H(2)-dependent methylenetetrahydromethanopterin dehydrogenase-related protein, producing MKISVYGAGNQKLYLEQLKIPEKFGGEPPYGGAGMAIQFAQAGHDVVLAEPNRNIMSEDLWKKVEDARVKIVSDDIEAAKHGEVHILFTPFGKYTVKIAKNILPHVPQNAVICNTCTISPVVLHKMLAQELRAKRRDVGISSFHPAGVPGTEKQKVYVIAGKAFDGTSYATDEQINKLVELAKSINKIPKVMPMGLVSPVGDMVSSVVISIIASILEYEYSGRNYLNIPEKMIDDQVLLALTSLAALVYAGGVKELLSVIDPEALMISAENMLICEDQIMLKNALNMFKDAYEKGWINEYSKGGEIKPVNMALPLATFHMYEEIKRILGEHPAKGIVNRAIRSRFKHYLE from the coding sequence GTGAAAATTTCGGTTTATGGAGCAGGAAATCAAAAACTCTACTTAGAACAACTGAAAATTCCAGAAAAGTTTGGAGGGGAGCCGCCTTACGGTGGAGCAGGGATGGCAATTCAGTTTGCACAAGCTGGACATGATGTTGTTTTAGCTGAACCAAATAGAAATATAATGAGTGAAGATTTATGGAAGAAAGTTGAAGATGCTAGAGTTAAGATAGTTAGTGACGATATTGAGGCAGCAAAGCATGGAGAAGTTCATATTTTATTTACACCATTTGGTAAATACACCGTAAAGATTGCTAAAAACATCCTCCCTCATGTGCCTCAAAATGCTGTTATTTGCAATACTTGCACAATATCCCCAGTAGTTTTGCATAAAATGCTTGCTCAAGAATTAAGGGCAAAGAGAAGAGATGTTGGAATAAGTTCATTCCATCCAGCAGGAGTCCCAGGGACTGAAAAACAGAAAGTTTATGTTATTGCAGGTAAGGCATTTGATGGAACAAGCTATGCAACTGATGAGCAAATAAATAAGTTGGTTGAATTAGCAAAGAGTATCAACAAAATTCCAAAAGTCATGCCTATGGGGTTAGTTTCACCAGTAGGAGATATGGTTTCAAGTGTTGTTATCTCAATAATAGCTTCAATATTGGAATATGAATATAGTGGAAGGAACTACTTAAATATTCCAGAAAAAATGATTGATGACCAAGTTTTATTGGCTCTAACCTCTTTAGCTGCCCTTGTTTATGCAGGAGGGGTTAAAGAGCTTTTATCAGTTATTGACCCAGAGGCATTAATGATTTCTGCTGAAAATATGTTAATTTGTGAGGATCAAATTATGTTAAAGAATGCATTAAACATGTTTAAGGATGCCTATGAAAAAGGATGGATTAATGAATATTCAAAAGGAGGGGAAATAAAACCTGTTAATATGGCTCTACCTTTAGCAACATTCCATATGTATGAGGAAATCAAAAGAATTTTGGGAGAGCATCCTGCAAAAGGTATTGTAAATAGGGCAATAAGAAGTAGATTTAAACATTATTTAGAATAA
- a CDS encoding transglutaminase-like domain-containing protein, protein MIITNPKKREYIRDYSYYVLDPYDDWYLNRVIQKIDEICKENNYNEYDRINLVISFVQQLPYAYDKVSTGYDEYPRYPIETLVDYGGDCEDTSILTAALLKQMGYDVALIRFPRHMGVGVNLKGSYGYYFEYNGKKYFYLETTDNGWKIGMLPDELKNEKAEVYPITEKPIYLWDWKGYLYNGYAEITVNIKNAGNLEGKVKVYCAFDAGNGYVYNPTESSILTIKPGEEKVVKLKLNVPHNKQTRLIVGLLDVNTDKLIDVKYSAEFKT, encoded by the coding sequence ATGATTATTACAAATCCAAAAAAAAGAGAATATATTAGGGATTACTCATATTACGTTTTAGACCCTTATGATGATTGGTATTTAAATAGGGTTATCCAAAAAATAGATGAAATTTGCAAAGAAAATAATTATAACGAATATGATAGAATAAATTTAGTTATTTCCTTTGTTCAACAGCTTCCTTACGCTTATGACAAGGTTTCTACTGGATATGATGAGTATCCAAGATACCCAATAGAAACTTTGGTTGATTATGGAGGGGATTGTGAAGATACGTCTATATTAACAGCCGCTTTATTAAAACAGATGGGTTATGATGTTGCATTAATTAGATTCCCAAGACATATGGGGGTTGGAGTAAATTTAAAAGGTAGCTATGGATATTACTTTGAATACAATGGAAAAAAATATTTCTATTTGGAAACAACAGATAACGGATGGAAAATTGGGATGCTTCCAGATGAATTAAAAAATGAAAAAGCTGAAGTATATCCAATAACTGAAAAACCTATTTATTTATGGGACTGGAAGGGCTATTTATATAATGGCTATGCTGAGATAACAGTTAATATAAAAAATGCAGGAAATTTAGAGGGGAAAGTTAAAGTTTATTGTGCATTTGATGCTGGTAATGGATACGTTTACAATCCAACAGAATCTTCCATATTAACGATAAAACCAGGAGAAGAGAAAGTTGTAAAGCTAAAGCTTAATGTTCCTCATAATAAACAGACAAGGTTAATAGTTGGATTGTTAGATGTAAACACAGATAAATTGATAGATGTTAAATACTCTGCTGAATTCAAAACATGA
- the thiL gene encoding thiamine-phosphate kinase — MDEVKVIEIIKKTLKFSNENIVKGIDDDCAVIKIDENFYLVATTDMMVKKAHIPSILSPYEIGGRILTANVSDIASMGAKPLAFLISISLSKGEANENFIRELYSGLDDFSKLYNCPVVGGDTNRGNELTLSGTAFGITDNPIYRGGKIGDDICVTNDLGRVYCALTLYYMLKENKISYREFEKLCQKYPKIIEKLRKPLARVKEGLLMNKLINGCCDISDGLGKEITYFKNFEIYSDKIFKLIPDDVIEFCEEFNLNPIKVVLNSGEEFELLFTTSKFNKVKDSLKGYSKIYKIGKIIEEGQFIDGEEFYGGGYIHKW; from the coding sequence ATGGATGAGGTAAAAGTAATTGAAATAATCAAAAAAACTCTAAAATTTTCTAATGAAAATATTGTAAAAGGCATTGATGATGACTGTGCAGTTATAAAAATTGATGAAAATTTTTATTTAGTTGCTACAACAGATATGATGGTTAAAAAAGCCCATATTCCTTCTATCTTATCCCCATACGAAATTGGAGGGAGAATTTTAACTGCGAATGTTTCAGATATTGCATCCATGGGAGCTAAACCATTGGCATTTTTAATATCAATATCTCTATCTAAGGGAGAAGCTAATGAGAATTTTATTAGAGAGCTTTATTCTGGCTTAGATGATTTTTCTAAGCTTTATAACTGCCCAGTAGTTGGTGGAGATACAAATAGAGGAAACGAGCTAACATTATCAGGAACTGCTTTTGGAATAACTGACAATCCTATATATCGGGGAGGGAAAATTGGAGATGATATCTGTGTAACTAATGATTTAGGTAGGGTTTATTGTGCTTTAACTCTATATTATATGCTTAAAGAGAACAAAATTAGCTATAGAGAGTTTGAAAAACTTTGCCAAAAATATCCAAAGATTATTGAAAAATTAAGAAAACCTCTTGCAAGGGTTAAAGAAGGATTATTAATGAATAAACTCATAAATGGTTGTTGTGACATCTCAGATGGTTTAGGAAAGGAAATAACATATTTCAAAAATTTTGAGATATACAGTGATAAAATTTTTAAGCTTATTCCAGACGATGTTATTGAATTTTGTGAAGAATTCAACCTAAACCCAATAAAAGTAGTTTTAAATAGTGGGGAGGAGTTTGAGCTTTTATTTACAACATCCAAGTTTAATAAAGTGAAAGATTCACTAAAAGGTTATTCAAAGATTTATAAAATTGGTAAAATTATAGAAGAGGGGCAGTTTATTGATGGAGAGGAGTTTTATGGTGGAGGATATATCCACAAATGGTAA
- the artE gene encoding archaeosortase family protein ArtE: protein MVEDISTNGKSKKGKILFLIKFYIIFLVGFFILDYFEKYLIGIVTYLSYVFTKIIIPNARLVNNFIYLPNNTVEVVEECTGSFLIAGFLALIIVYSKSSKEFLIGLFFVLLAFFVNIFRIVLVCYLVNMHPENPWLYHEIAGYGVILTLVPILVVSYLKIIEKLRGENAIYKS from the coding sequence ATGGTGGAGGATATATCCACAAATGGTAAATCTAAAAAAGGAAAAATCTTGTTTTTAATAAAATTTTATATTATATTTTTAGTAGGGTTTTTTATTTTGGACTATTTTGAAAAATATTTAATAGGAATAGTTACTTATCTAAGCTATGTATTTACAAAAATAATAATCCCAAATGCAAGATTGGTGAATAATTTTATATATTTGCCAAACAACACTGTTGAAGTGGTTGAAGAATGCACGGGAAGTTTTTTAATTGCTGGATTTTTAGCTCTAATTATTGTTTATTCTAAAAGTAGTAAAGAGTTTTTAATTGGGCTCTTTTTTGTATTATTGGCATTTTTTGTAAATATTTTTAGGATAGTGTTGGTTTGCTATTTAGTAAATATGCATCCAGAAAATCCTTGGCTATATCATGAAATTGCAGGATATGGAGTTATATTAACGTTAGTCCCAATATTGGTAGTTAGTTATTTAAAAATTATTGAAAAATTAAGGGGAGAAAATGCAATTTATAAGAGTTAA